Proteins encoded together in one Camelina sativa cultivar DH55 chromosome 9, Cs, whole genome shotgun sequence window:
- the LOC104713940 gene encoding F-box/kelch-repeat protein At1g64840-like produces MMAEPATETSSIDCSLLLDCVSKLQLSPATKEQTPEWSLLPGELLQLILTYLDNCFEVVHVRSVCTTWRSAIPFPSCLLRLSYSLPTFADFPYDSRDLCILEKIPLFLFRVRDTSPCEYFLGDIGLVDESENHYHMEPLQCTVKVKIPGSEKPTLMNMLDCQIIPLGHQYRMIGWDPEAWTSAYRGVALLPLNKQGGGFVVLLNYTKVLLVLTSGEMRWMRVKKFSDASCWDLFIFRGRFYAVFLNGEIFVIDPCSLEATPLKPSQLLNSSNYLVPSGDDELFLVEKIVPRYGELDYFRLVCRVSRLDEEAGEWVVVSDLGDRVLFIGELGNFSFSAKELPPGGCGVSGNSVLFTNGPGNVTYAYRYDVETGNLSFWRFSRENRVMILNRSPPVLALQVER; encoded by the exons ATGATGGCGGAACCTGCAACAGAGACATCATCCATAGACTGCTCTCTTCTCCTGGATTGC gTTTCGAAATTGCAGCTGTCTCCCGCAACGAAAGAGCAGACACCAGAGTGGTCTCTTCTCCCTGGAGAGTTACTGCAACTCATCTTGACGTATCTTGACAACTGTTTCGAAGTTGTTCATGTTCGCTCTGTTTGCACCACGTGGCGATCAGCGATTCCGTTTCCTTCTTGCTTGTTACGTCTGAGTTACTCTCTTCCAACTTTTGCTGATTTCCCTTACGATAGCAGAGACTTGTGTATCCTTGAGAAGAtccctttgtttctttttagagTCCGAGATACGTCGCCTTGTGAGTATTTTCTAGGAGATATAGGTCTAGTAGATGAGTCAGAGAATCATTATCATATGGAGCCTCTTCAGTGTACAGTGAAAGTGAAGATACCAGGATCTGAAAAGCCAACCTTGATGAACATGCTAGACTGTCAGATCATCCCTCTAGGACATCAGTATAGAATGATTGGTTGGGATCCTGAAGCGTGGACATCAGCTTACAGAGGCGTGGCTTTGCTTCCGTTAAATAAACAAGGAGGAGGATTTGTTGTGCTACTCAACTACACTAAAGTTTTGTTGGTGTTAACAAGTGGTGAAATGAGGTGGATGCGGGTTAAGAAGTTCTCAGATGCTTCTTGTTGGGATTTGTTCATTTTTAGAGGTAGGTTTTACGCTGTCTTTCTTAACGGGGAAATCTTCGTTATTGATCCGTGTTCGTTGGAAGCGACTCCATTGAAGCCCTCACAGCTTTTGAACTCAAGTAATTATCTAGTTCCATCAGGTGATGATGAGCTTTTCCTGGTTGAGAAAATCGTACCAAGATATGGTGAGTTGGATTATTTTCGGTTAGTATGTAGAGTGAGTAGGCTAGATGAGGAGGCTGGTGAATGGGTTGTGGTCAGCGATTTGGGAGACCGTGTTTTGTTTATTGGAGAGCTGGGGAATTTCTCCTTCTCGGCTAAGGAGCTTCCTCCTGGTGGTTGTGGTGTGAGTGGGAACTCTGTTTTGTTCACTAACGGGCCAGGAAATGTAACTTATGCCTATAGATATGATGTAGAGACTGGAAACCTAAGTTTTTGGAGATTTTCAAGAGAGAATCGTGTGATGATTCTCAACAGATCTCCTCCAGTGCTGGCTCTCCAGGTTGAGCGCTAA